The following are encoded together in the Chiloscyllium plagiosum isolate BGI_BamShark_2017 chromosome 19, ASM401019v2, whole genome shotgun sequence genome:
- the lrrc10 gene encoding leucine-rich repeat-containing protein 10 yields MGNALMSVVAFFPSKSCQKLVLGGDIEEMPPDKMLDLSGRHLRRFPVQACAFTQLLKLYLSNNNLSSLPAELQLLGRLQILALDFNRFRELPVAVCRLRQLSILYLGNNSLCDLPAELSALADLKTLWIECNCFERVPQVVAEFRQLRVLHAGCNQLGELPRELRRLRQLQSIWLPGNQLGDFPPVLLEMESLEVIDVDRNKIRCFPSLAHMKNLKLVMYDHNPCKNAPRVAQEVRRVGRWADYRPEDHIKSPAEVAPEQVGESRDVEAAAKAGQNQEFA; encoded by the coding sequence ATGGGCAACGCTCTGATGTCCGTCGTCGCTTTCTTCCCGTCGAAATCGTGCCAGAAACTCGTCCTGGGCGGCGACATCGAGGAGATGCCGCCGGACAAAATGCTGGACTTGAGCGGGAGGCACCTGAGGAGGTTCCCGGTGCAGGCCTGCGCCTTCACGCAGCTCCTGAAGTTGTACCTCAGCAACAACAACCTGAGCAGCCTGCCCGCCGAGCTGCAGCTGCTGGGCCGCCTGCAGATCCTGGCGCTGGACTTCAACCGGTTCCGGGAGCTCCCCGTGGCGGTGTGCCGCCTCCGTCAGCTCTCCATCCTGTACCTGGGCAACAACAGCCTGTGTGACCTGCCGGCCGAGCTCAGCGCGCTCGCCGACCTCAAGACGCTGTGGATCGAGTGCAACTGCTTCGAGCGCGTGCCGCAGGTGGTCGCCGAGTTCCGGCAGCTGCGGGTCCTCCACGCCGGCTGCAACCAGCTGGGGGAGCTGCCGCGGGAGTTGCGGCGGCTCCGGCAGCTGCAGAGCATCTGGTTGCCGGGCAACCAGCTCGGCGACTTCCCGCCGGTCCTGCTGGAGATGGAGAGCCTGGAGGTGATCGACGTGGACCGCAACAAGATCAGGTGCTTCCCCAGCCTGGCGCACATGAAGAACCTAAAGCTGGTGATGTACGACCACAACCCGTGCAAGAACGCCCCCAGGGTGGCGCAGGAGGTCAGGAGGGTGGGGCGCTGGGCTGACTACCGCCCCGAGGACCACATTAAGTCACCGGCGGAGGTCGCGCCCGAGCAAGTGGGAGAGAGCAGGGACGTTGAAGCAGCAGCGAAGGCTGGACAAAACCAGGAGTTCGCTTAA